In a single window of the Prinia subflava isolate CZ2003 ecotype Zambia chromosome 3, Cam_Psub_1.2, whole genome shotgun sequence genome:
- the LOC134548842 gene encoding claudin domain-containing protein 1-like, translating into MMDNRFATALVIACVLSLISTIYMAASIGTDFWYEYHTLSPAENVTEAGRSIWEEFVSKDADEKTYTDALFRCNGTVGLWRRCITVPKNSHWYSPPETDMTTNCISFSLSDQFVEKYIEPGNHNSGTDFNRTYLWRLQFLLPFVSIGLMCFGALIGLCACACRSLYPAIATGVLHFLAGLCTLGLVGCYVAGIELLHRKLPLPEDVRGEFGWSFCLACVSAPLQFMAAALFIWAARTNRKEFTLLKAYRVA; encoded by the exons ATGATGGATAACCGGTTTGCCACAGCGCTGGTGATCGCCTGCGTGCTCAGCCTCATCTCCACCATCTACATGGCTGCCTCCATCGGCACCGACTTCTGGTACGAGTACCACACGCTGTCCCCCGCCGAGAACGTCACCGAGGCGGGCAGGAGCATCTGGGAGGAGTTTGTCAGCAAGGACGCGGATGAGAAGACGTACACGGATGCGCTCTTCCGGTGCAACGGCACGGTCGGCTTGTGGCGGAGGTGCATCACCGTCCCCAAAAACTCGCACTGGTACAGCCCACCAG AAACTGATATGACTACAAACTGCATCAGTTTCTCCCTCTCCGATCAGTTTGTAGAGAAGTACATAGAGCCTGGAAATCACAACAGTGGCACGGATTTCAATCGGACCT ATCTGTGGCGATTGCAGTTTCTGCTGCCCTTTGTCAGCATCGGCCTCATGTGCTTCGGGGCTCTGATTGGGCTCTGTGCTTGTGCCTGCCGCAGCCTTTACCCGGCCATTGCCACTGGAGTCCTGCATTTCCTAGCAG GGCTGTGTACGCTGGGCCTCGTTGGCTGCTACGTGGCTGGGATTGAGCTGCTCCATAGGAAGCTGCCTCTGCCGGAGGATGTGAGGGGTGAATTCGGCTGGTCCTTCTGCCTCGCCTGTGTCTCAGCACCTTTGCAGTTCATGGCAGCTGCGCTTTTCATCTGGGCAGCTCGCACCAACAGGAAGGAATTCACCCTCCTGAAAGCCTACCGTGTGGCAtaa